The proteins below come from a single Salinilacihabitans rarus genomic window:
- a CDS encoding 4Fe-4S dicluster domain-containing protein produces MGEQWMFYFDPNRCLGCQACSVACKVRHGRDPDADEWRTVHHLRRGEYPDFEDVPISMSCMHCHDAPCEKVCPPNAIEKREEDGIVTVDRDRCIGCHYCGWACPYGAPTYGDDGLMSKCNLCLGEGPGGGAGQPERKTPEEGGSTPACVDNCVGEALKAGPQSEVMAEASRAAAERFENGVYDGRVIVEPVREDDEADALADGDGWLDG; encoded by the coding sequence ATGGGCGAGCAGTGGATGTTCTACTTCGATCCGAACCGCTGTCTCGGCTGTCAGGCCTGCTCGGTGGCGTGCAAGGTCCGCCACGGCCGGGACCCCGACGCGGACGAGTGGCGGACGGTCCACCACCTCCGGCGCGGCGAGTACCCCGACTTCGAGGACGTGCCGATCTCGATGTCGTGCATGCACTGTCACGACGCCCCCTGCGAGAAGGTGTGTCCGCCCAACGCCATCGAGAAGCGCGAGGAGGACGGCATCGTCACCGTCGACCGGGACCGCTGTATCGGCTGTCACTACTGCGGGTGGGCGTGTCCGTACGGCGCGCCGACGTACGGCGACGACGGCCTGATGTCGAAGTGCAACCTCTGTCTCGGCGAGGGGCCCGGCGGCGGCGCCGGCCAGCCCGAGCGGAAGACCCCCGAGGAGGGCGGCTCCACCCCGGCCTGCGTCGACAACTGCGTCGGCGAGGCGCTGAAGGCCGGCCCCCAGAGCGAGGTGATGGCGGAGGCCTCCCGGGCGGCCGCCGAGCGCTTCGAGAACGGCGTCTACGACGGCCGGGTGATCGTCGAACCGGTGCGGGAGGACGACGAGGCCGACGCGCTCGCCGACGGCGACGGGTGGCTCGACGGGTGA
- a CDS encoding molybdopterin-containing oxidoreductase family protein produces MSDSWRDDAGLTRRTLLKTTGVVAGAAGLGGCLSGRSPADAATGAAFKGETAFGNCWICYHNCGQQVRVRDDTVVDVTGVDGHPRGSAGAGRNGTVCPKGQTQVDKTHDPERIKRPYVREDGELRAATWDEAFEYAAQRLQAFDEEHGAETFLDATSWAETPITTQLWRNLYGTPERISRGVHVCAGPTFVAGGMMGVGSNSRVPDYQNAEYLIMWGRNVFESFAGQFEAKGVLEALENNGATLVTIDPQHTETAQKSDVWLPIEPRTDGALALAMANVIVEEGLYDETFVEERTYGFDAYREAVEDKTPEWAAEITGLDPGDIREVAVGFAEAAPSAGISVWTGTAQVGNGWKAAQNIIALNGLVGNVDRPGGLRMWQGTPLADPFEVRGVDLPNNAAGKTPALQRYDEYADYPVRHLVGIAHNLVPEMVENGHINGIYCHHDMPLKDGNAEAWLAAIEEMDLVIAVDVYWNGVSRNADVVLPEATQLEKDTLGTGSWSAYNDRQWVTGSKAAVDPQFDTKPDFDIVVGIAEAMGWGEYFPWDSHEEFIDDQLSVHDLTLAEVSGGDRNYELLGEYGYEQWTDDEGWVFRFDLDEVPAFAQAAEEAGMDTAPEWVPPGTYGDETDEEYPLEFYDTRAVFFSHGSTQARPRSREAYARRHDLADRDYRGNYLVINPRDAAERGIETGDMVAVESATGRGELMAYVSERTRPGFVTTEYGFGEGSTQPDEEGLNSMRLHDTQMDPITGQPDRHLAVDVSPTGGE; encoded by the coding sequence GCCGAACCCTCCTGAAGACGACGGGCGTCGTCGCGGGAGCGGCCGGCCTCGGCGGCTGCCTCTCGGGACGCTCCCCGGCCGACGCCGCGACCGGCGCGGCGTTCAAGGGCGAGACCGCCTTCGGCAACTGCTGGATCTGCTATCACAACTGCGGCCAGCAGGTGCGGGTCAGAGACGACACGGTCGTCGACGTCACCGGCGTCGACGGCCACCCGCGCGGGAGCGCGGGGGCGGGGCGAAACGGCACGGTCTGTCCGAAGGGGCAGACGCAGGTCGACAAGACCCACGACCCGGAGCGGATCAAGCGGCCGTACGTCCGCGAGGACGGCGAGCTCCGGGCGGCCACGTGGGACGAGGCGTTCGAGTACGCCGCCCAGCGGCTGCAGGCGTTCGACGAGGAGCACGGCGCGGAGACGTTCCTCGACGCGACGAGCTGGGCGGAGACGCCGATCACCACCCAGCTGTGGCGCAACCTCTACGGGACGCCCGAGCGGATCAGCCGCGGCGTCCACGTCTGTGCCGGCCCCACGTTCGTCGCGGGCGGGATGATGGGCGTGGGCTCGAACAGCCGGGTGCCCGACTACCAGAACGCCGAGTACCTCATCATGTGGGGGCGTAACGTGTTCGAGTCCTTCGCCGGCCAGTTCGAGGCGAAAGGCGTCCTCGAGGCGCTCGAGAACAACGGCGCGACGCTGGTGACGATCGACCCCCAGCACACCGAGACCGCCCAGAAGTCGGACGTGTGGCTGCCGATCGAGCCCCGGACCGACGGCGCGCTCGCGCTAGCGATGGCCAACGTCATCGTCGAGGAGGGGCTGTACGACGAGACGTTCGTCGAGGAGCGGACCTACGGCTTCGACGCCTACCGCGAGGCGGTCGAGGACAAGACGCCGGAGTGGGCCGCCGAGATCACGGGGCTCGACCCCGGCGACATCCGCGAGGTCGCCGTCGGCTTCGCGGAGGCGGCTCCCAGCGCCGGCATCAGCGTCTGGACGGGGACCGCACAGGTCGGCAACGGCTGGAAGGCCGCCCAGAACATCATCGCGCTGAACGGGCTGGTCGGCAACGTCGACCGGCCCGGCGGGCTCCGCATGTGGCAGGGGACGCCGCTCGCGGACCCGTTCGAGGTCCGCGGGGTCGACCTGCCGAACAACGCCGCGGGGAAGACCCCCGCGCTCCAGCGATACGACGAGTACGCCGACTACCCGGTCCGACACCTCGTGGGGATCGCGCACAACCTCGTCCCGGAGATGGTCGAGAACGGCCACATCAACGGCATCTACTGCCACCACGACATGCCGCTGAAAGACGGCAACGCGGAGGCGTGGCTGGCGGCCATCGAGGAGATGGACCTCGTGATCGCCGTCGACGTCTACTGGAACGGCGTCAGCCGGAACGCGGACGTCGTGCTCCCGGAGGCGACCCAGCTAGAGAAAGACACCCTCGGCACCGGCAGCTGGAGCGCCTACAACGACCGGCAGTGGGTCACGGGGTCGAAAGCCGCCGTCGACCCGCAGTTCGACACGAAACCCGACTTCGACATCGTCGTCGGCATCGCCGAGGCGATGGGCTGGGGCGAGTACTTCCCGTGGGACTCCCACGAGGAGTTCATCGACGACCAGCTCTCGGTCCACGACCTCACCCTCGCGGAGGTGAGCGGCGGCGACCGGAACTACGAGCTCCTCGGGGAGTACGGCTACGAGCAGTGGACCGACGACGAGGGCTGGGTGTTCCGGTTCGACCTCGACGAGGTGCCGGCGTTCGCGCAGGCGGCCGAGGAGGCCGGGATGGACACCGCCCCCGAGTGGGTCCCACCCGGCACGTACGGGGACGAGACCGACGAGGAGTACCCGCTCGAGTTCTACGACACCCGGGCGGTGTTTTTCTCCCACGGCAGCACGCAGGCCCGGCCGCGCTCGCGCGAGGCGTACGCGAGGCGCCACGACCTCGCGGACCGGGACTACCGCGGCAACTACCTCGTCATCAACCCGAGAGACGCGGCCGAGCGGGGCATCGAAACCGGGGACATGGTCGCCGTCGAGTCGGCGACCGGACGCGGCGAACTGATGGCCTACGTCTCCGAACGGACCCGACCCGGGTTCGTGACGACGGAGTACGGCTTCGGCGAGGGGTCGACCCAGCCCGACGAGGAGGGACTGAACAGCATGCGACTCCACGACACCCAGATGGACCCGATCACCGGACAGCCCGACAGGCACCTCGCCGTGGACGTCTCGCCGACGGGGGGTGAGTGA
- a CDS encoding TorD/DmsD family molecular chaperone gives MTSEASPGTRTPAATADRLERLAELYALLSRVFAFPDDDVVEALDDGRYEAALRDRAEALGVEVESPPRAGSPGELREEYLRSFEAYEGAFAPPVESVYEPWWDGTERELLSGPTAVDMRRRYEAIDADLPSGYPPDHVALLLEYGSLLLEAGEREAYERFHEAHFDWIPSFRRRVERTSESAFYRWAVASLDRVTGAADGAVCGRE, from the coding sequence GTGACGTCCGAGGCGTCGCCCGGAACCCGGACGCCGGCGGCGACCGCGGACCGTCTCGAACGGCTCGCGGAACTGTACGCGCTGCTGTCGCGGGTCTTCGCGTTCCCCGACGACGACGTCGTCGAGGCGCTCGACGACGGGCGCTACGAGGCCGCCCTCCGCGACCGCGCCGAGGCACTCGGCGTCGAGGTCGAGTCGCCCCCGCGGGCGGGGTCTCCCGGGGAGCTCCGGGAGGAGTACCTGCGCAGCTTCGAGGCGTACGAGGGCGCGTTCGCGCCGCCCGTCGAGTCGGTCTACGAGCCCTGGTGGGACGGCACCGAGCGCGAATTGCTGTCCGGCCCCACCGCGGTCGACATGCGGCGCCGGTACGAGGCGATCGACGCGGACCTCCCGTCCGGGTACCCGCCCGATCACGTCGCGTTGCTGCTGGAGTACGGGAGCCTCCTGCTCGAGGCGGGCGAACGCGAGGCGTACGAGCGGTTCCACGAGGCGCACTTCGACTGGATCCCGTCGTTTCGCCGCCGGGTCGAGCGCACGTCGGAGTCGGCGTTCTACCGGTGGGCGGTCGCGTCGCTCGACCGCGTCACCGGAGCGGCCGACGGCGCGGTGTGCGGTCGCGAGTAG
- the nrfD gene encoding NrfD/PsrC family molybdoenzyme membrane anchor subunit — protein MSVTLQPLFVEYHWLPADYWDLSIAVYLFLAVVAGGGYLAGASASLWRTVASDASAAADRRRAEIARWGFLVAVVGAAGAGLAVLSHLAAISRALLFPIYLTNAGSWITIGTWILVALSAVAVLSLVLELFGEEAATAEGAGLFPRAVAAAIGLCDPLDRLVDRLDPSPATTAAVSLLGSLLAVGTLYTGFELAVVETVPLWNRPTLLPPAFLASGVAAGTGLALALALLFERRLDRVAGAYAVAVATLSGASLGIVWGGWTDLAASDAPAAEASHAALAGGTLEPAVWLVVAGFVVPLVVGLAVGLGALSERLSPGFERVGGPALIGSVALLFAGGLALRVVLLLAAAQDPVVVVLP, from the coding sequence ATGAGCGTCACACTCCAGCCGCTGTTCGTCGAGTACCACTGGCTCCCGGCCGACTACTGGGACCTCTCGATCGCGGTCTACCTCTTCCTCGCGGTCGTCGCCGGGGGCGGCTACCTCGCCGGCGCGTCCGCGTCCCTCTGGCGGACGGTCGCGAGCGACGCGTCGGCCGCGGCCGACCGCCGGCGGGCGGAGATCGCCCGCTGGGGGTTCCTCGTCGCGGTCGTCGGCGCCGCGGGCGCGGGGCTGGCGGTGCTCTCGCACCTCGCGGCGATCTCCCGCGCGCTCCTGTTCCCGATCTACCTCACGAACGCCGGCTCGTGGATCACGATCGGGACCTGGATCCTCGTGGCCCTCTCGGCGGTCGCCGTGCTCTCGCTGGTCCTGGAACTGTTCGGCGAGGAGGCCGCCACCGCCGAGGGCGCGGGCCTGTTCCCGCGGGCCGTCGCGGCGGCGATCGGGCTGTGTGACCCGCTGGACCGGCTGGTCGACCGCCTCGATCCGTCGCCCGCGACGACCGCCGCGGTGTCCCTGCTCGGGAGCCTCCTCGCGGTCGGGACCCTCTACACCGGGTTCGAGCTGGCGGTCGTCGAGACGGTGCCGCTGTGGAACCGGCCGACGTTGCTGCCGCCGGCGTTCCTCGCGAGCGGGGTCGCCGCGGGGACGGGGCTGGCGCTCGCGCTGGCGTTGCTGTTCGAACGTCGACTCGACCGGGTGGCGGGCGCGTACGCCGTCGCCGTCGCCACCCTCTCGGGGGCCAGCCTCGGGATCGTCTGGGGCGGCTGGACCGACCTCGCGGCGAGCGACGCGCCCGCCGCCGAGGCGTCCCACGCCGCGCTCGCCGGGGGGACGCTCGAACCGGCCGTCTGGCTCGTCGTCGCCGGGTTCGTCGTCCCGCTGGTCGTCGGTCTGGCGGTCGGGCTCGGCGCGCTGTCCGAGCGGCTCTCGCCGGGGTTCGAACGGGTCGGCGGCCCCGCGCTGATCGGCTCGGTCGCGCTGCTGTTCGCGGGCGGGCTCGCTCTCAGGGTGGTGCTGTTGCTGGCGGCCGCACAGGACCCCGTGGTGGTGGTGCTCCCGTGA